The region CTTTCTCCCTGCAGGATGAGATCCAGCGTCTCGATATCTGTCGCACTCAATTCTTGAACGGCGGTTTCGAGCCGCTCGAATCGCGACTCACTTTGCCGCCATGCTGCATCCAGTTCGAGGGCTTGAGCGACGAGCTTTAATAGTCGCTGCGACTCAAATGGCTTCTCCAGAAATTCTATAGCTCCTGATTTCATGGCCGTGACCGCGATTTCGACGCTCGCATGTGCTGTCATGAAAATCACCGGCAGACGTCGGCCTTGTAGCAGGAGCTGTTGATAGAGTTCCAGGCCCCCAATTCCCGGCATGCGGATATCTAACAGCAAACAGCCGGGTTGTGTCTGTTGATACTTCGAAGCGAAATCATCTCCGCTGACGAAACTACGCACTACATACCCCGAAGCGCGGAGCAACGTCACAACGGAATCGCGCAGATCCTCGTCGTCGTCAACGACAAAAACTGTGGGCGACATTACTGGGGGAATTGTCATGAATAACTGCCAATTTGAAACTGACGCGTGCACCACCTGAGGAATTGTTTTCCAGGGTCAACTCACCGGAATGTGAATGAATGAGAGTTTGACTGATCGACAACCCCATGCCGAGGCCATCCGATTTCGTGGTGTGAAAAGGAAAGGGTCCAGTCGTGAGCCAATTGTCCTGGAAACCCGGGCCTGTATCTTCAACCACCAGGACGAGTTTTTTATCTTCCTGGAAAGAGGTGATCGTCAATCGCCGGGGAAGATCAGAAACTCCACTCATGGCCTGAATCGAATTGCGGATCAGATTCATGAGAACCTGCTGAATCTGGACGGCATCGCCCTGGAAACAAAGATCTTCGGAATCACTGGTGTTTTTCGCCACTTCGATTCGTTGTTCAGACAATTCGTTCGAGCAAAGTGCGAGAACCTCTTCGATTAGCGGGTTGATCGACAACAATCTCATTTCACTTTTGGATGTGCGCAAAAATGACCGCATGCGGTTCACGATCGATCCCGCTCTCAATGCGGCATCGCGAATACGACTGGCGATCCGTGCGGCTTCATCAGATTGCTGATCCGGGTTTTGCAGTACGAGAGGGAGTGCTTCAGAATAGGCCGCAATCGCGCCCAACGGCTGATTGATTTCATGTGCTATACCCGTGGCCAATTGGCCCAGGCTGGTGACGCGGTTGGCATGGGCGAGTTGAATCATTAATCGCCGGGAATTTTCCTCGGCGAGATTCCGTTCTTTAATCTGGTGCATCAGTTCGTCGTTGGCGTCGCGGAGTTCACCTGTTCGCAGTGCCACGCGTTCTTCCAATTCGCGGTGTGCATCCTTGAGCCGGTCTTCCGCCAGTTTTCGATCTGAAATATCTGTCACTATCAGGAACAACGCCTTGGCACCATGATCGTCGAGTTCCTGATATCCAACGGCTGTCAAAGTGATGCATTTCAGCGACGCGGGGAGTTGCCACTCAATTTCACAGGGAGATGAGGAACAGACATTGGCACTGAGCAAAAGCATCTTCAGTTCTGCTTGAGATGGAAGAGCCGCCAAACTGACGATGTCGCTTCCTTTGAGTTCATCAACAGTTCGAAACAAAATCTGAGCGAATCGGTCATTCACATAGTGGATGCGATGATCATTGTCGAGCACGACCAGTCCGTCATGCATTCGCTCGATAAGCGAACGAAATTGTGTTTCGCTGATTCTCATTCGCTGCCATTGCGAACGAATCAGTTCATTGGCCGGTTTGAGCACTAGCCACGACAACGCCACCATGGCAGAAAGCGCACCCAGCATTAACGCAAGGCTCAAACCCCTGAGCCAACTCACCTGCTCGATTGCCACGATCTGGAACAGATCAACAACCCGCTCCATCTGCTCAAGATACCCGGGCTCGGCTGCCAACAACTGGATCGCGACCCTCTGGTCATCAGTTGTCAAAACGGGTATCTGAGGAGTGCCGGAAACATCACTATCAATGGTAGATCGCTTCTCGCCCGGGATGCTGGCGGATTGGATGGCTTGTTCCCCCGCTTGCGACAGCTTCTGGAAGTGAGGCTGAAGCTCGGCAAATGCGTGGAGAATTCTGGCATCCCTGACTGGAGGTAACCCCAATTGAGCGTCGCCAAGCAAAAGTCCTGTGTGAACAGTCTTCCAGCGATCTAACGAGTCCCGCAATTCCCTTCGCCAATATTCCGCCTTCGAAGGATCAAGATCGATGGCAAGGGCCGCTTTGGTCATCCGCTGGCTGAGCATGCGCTGTCGGCCCGCGAGATTGATCACCGGCCCAAAGCCGTTGAGCCGAAAAAGCAATGGTTGCAGCAGGGCTTGATCGACGAGAAGCAACGAAGCGACTACCACCAAGACAACGAAATATCGCCGCCCCAGGCCTTGAATCAGTTTTTCCGATTCCTGCGTCATCAACCCGTTTCTCTGAGGACAGTCCAGCGTGCGTTCTTACGAGAGATTGAAAAACGAACTGACCGTTGGAGACATACCAGTTTCGTGAATCCAACTTTCCACCAGTCA is a window of Planctopirus limnophila DSM 3776 DNA encoding:
- a CDS encoding type IV pili methyl-accepting chemotaxis transducer N-terminal domain-containing protein, which gives rise to MTQESEKLIQGLGRRYFVVLVVVASLLLVDQALLQPLLFRLNGFGPVINLAGRQRMLSQRMTKAALAIDLDPSKAEYWRRELRDSLDRWKTVHTGLLLGDAQLGLPPVRDARILHAFAELQPHFQKLSQAGEQAIQSASIPGEKRSTIDSDVSGTPQIPVLTTDDQRVAIQLLAAEPGYLEQMERVVDLFQIVAIEQVSWLRGLSLALMLGALSAMVALSWLVLKPANELIRSQWQRMRISETQFRSLIERMHDGLVVLDNDHRIHYVNDRFAQILFRTVDELKGSDIVSLAALPSQAELKMLLLSANVCSSSPCEIEWQLPASLKCITLTAVGYQELDDHGAKALFLIVTDISDRKLAEDRLKDAHRELEERVALRTGELRDANDELMHQIKERNLAEENSRRLMIQLAHANRVTSLGQLATGIAHEINQPLGAIAAYSEALPLVLQNPDQQSDEAARIASRIRDAALRAGSIVNRMRSFLRTSKSEMRLLSINPLIEEVLALCSNELSEQRIEVAKNTSDSEDLCFQGDAVQIQQVLMNLIRNSIQAMSGVSDLPRRLTITSFQEDKKLVLVVEDTGPGFQDNWLTTGPFPFHTTKSDGLGMGLSISQTLIHSHSGELTLENNSSGGARVSFKLAVIHDNSPSNVAHSFCR
- a CDS encoding response regulator transcription factor: MSPTVFVVDDDEDLRDSVVTLLRASGYVVRSFVSGDDFASKYQQTQPGCLLLDIRMPGIGGLELYQQLLLQGRRLPVIFMTAHASVEIAVTAMKSGAIEFLEKPFESQRLLKLVAQALELDAAWRQSESRFERLETAVQELSATDIETLDLILQGESNKGMATRLFISERAIELRRQRLMRKLKVQSLAELLQLTITHRVLAEVRQLQRNEQGRVPTLNRIQ